From a single Cinclus cinclus chromosome 16, bCinCin1.1, whole genome shotgun sequence genomic region:
- the GNG13 gene encoding guanine nucleotide-binding protein G(I)/G(S)/G(O) subunit gamma-13, with the protein MDEWDLPQWKKEVESLKYQLAYKREMSSKTIPEFVKWIEDGIPEDPFLNPELMKNNPWVEKGKCIIL; encoded by the exons ATGGACGAGTGGGATCTCCCACAATGGAAAAAGGAGGTGGAAAGCCTCAAGTACCAGCTGGCCTACAAGAGGGAGATGTCATCCAAGACCATCCCTGA GTTTGTGAAGTGGATTGAGGATGGAATTCCCGAGGATCCCTTCCTGAACCCGGAGCTGATGAAGAACAACCCCTGGGTGGAGAAAGGCAAATGCATCATCCTGTGA
- the LOC134050500 gene encoding uncharacterized protein LOC134050500 — protein sequence MILGSGDLLEKRGNLHPLSLGEPPLGFQENVLAASSSFLEDLKSGVNVSLPSAIFSGQLHQEASLILAVQAVQQMLCSDLPHLTSFLEVVLAFGENFWALKLLLDQLCCEEHILCGTANLLLRDLSREKGTMLRVWQNLGPQYVGEFLCLFLSCTHTRMQSVGLFSLGVVIDNLHMCPWAKQLCTFFLESGLRQFPFGTTVHHEISKFISAFENL from the exons ATGATTTTGGGGAGCGGTGATTTGCTGGAAAAGAGGGGGAACCTGCATCCCTTATCCCTGGGAGAGCCCCCCCTTGGCTTCCAAGAG AATGTGCTGGCAGCCAGTAGCAGCTTCCTGGAGGATCTCAAGTCTGGAGTTAATGTCTCTTTACCATCTGCCATTTTCTCTGGTCAG TTGCACCAAGAGGCTTCTCTCATCCTGGCAGTGCAAGCAGTGCAGCAGATGCTTTGTTCTGACCTTCCCCACTTGACTTCCTTCTTAGAGGTAGTCCTGGCTTTTGGG GAAAACTTCTGGGCTCTGAAGCTGTTGCTGGATCAACTTTGCTGTGAGGAACACATCCTGTGTGGCACTGCCAACCTGCTTTTGAGGGACCTGAGTCGGGAGAAAGGCACGATGCTGAGAGT GTGGCAGAACCTCGGTCCCCAGTACGTGGGGGAGTTCCTGTGCCTGTTCCTGAGCTGCACACACACGAGGATGCAATCCGTGGGCCTCTTCAGCCTCGGCGTGGTCATAGACAACCTGCACAT GTGTCCCTGggcaaagcagctctgcaccTTCTTCCTGGAGTCA GGGTTGAGGCAGTTCCCCTTTGGCACCACAGTTCACCACGAAATTTCCAAGTTCATCAGTGCTTTTGAGAATCTCTAA
- the LOC134050654 gene encoding uncharacterized protein LOC134050654: MIDKGLFCSGCHDIKLLPAKIFIGVKKDERNGHPSHSVEGKTPKSNNLPLFFFFFFFFFFFFCLCFLTQCLLWTTPSLCHCNAHNKSNFWKGQRKSALAGILASFNLELLELDTELRHGGDLLEKFIKDLSVAYNKYLTGEKLCPPDHERSWQPNLPPGQCNVSSSQNVEVVYRYSDVFELVTRFLNQAEQERPKAAAVMLLGAAKQIALHKDPALLKSCQNLGHTASLRIAVPFLFQRITTRLQRMLVLCDFPKILYEKFVEYFQSISLPCHCYAFSNSLNVLPWDHMLLTTVLKGQNITGQRRQKGRKMFLWEALPVVEARVEKLLEKKKYKEVVRYLRAVKCNENQRITPCQFKVYLKIFRTGYVPSGNDVLETGPWVTAGSPLKDTVIIKQALKMLYSSEALYRNVNFTL, translated from the exons ATGATTGATAAGGGACTTTTTTGTAGTGGTTGCCATGATATCAAATTGTTGCCTGCCAAAATATTTATAGGTGTTAAGAAGGATGAAAGGAATGGTCACCCTTCACACAGTGTTGAGGggaaaacaccaaaatccaacaacctccctctttttttctttttttttttttttttttttttttttttctgtttgtgttttctgaCACAGTGCCTGCTTTGGACAACCCCTTCCCTGTGCCACTGCAATGCCCACAACAAAAGCAACTTctggaaaggacagaggaaatCTGCCCTGGCTGGGATCCTGGCCTCCTTcaacctggagctgctggagctggacacAGAGCTACGGCACGGGG GAGATCTCCTAGAAAAATTCATCAAGGATCTTTCTGTAGCCTATAACAAATACCTGACAGGAGAAAAGTTGTGTCCCCCAGATCATGAACGTTCCTGGCAGCCAAACTTGCCCCCGGGGCAGTGCAATGTGAGCAGCTCACAGAACGTGGAGGTGGTGTACAG GTATTCTGATGTTTTCGAGCTGGTAACAAGATTTTTAAATCAGGCAGAACAAGAAAGgcccaaagctgctgctgtcatgctgctgggagcagctaaACAGATTGCCCTGCACAAAGATCCTGCTCT gctgaagagcTGTCAGAACCTTGGCCACACGGCTTCCCTAAGGATTGCTGTCCCATTTCTGTTCCAAAG GATCACAACCCGACTTCAGCGGATGCTGGTGTTGTGTGACTTCCCAAAAATTCTGTATGAGAAGTTTGTTGAATATTTTCAGTCCATCTCCCTTCCCTGTCACTGCTATGCCTTCTCAAACAG CTTGAATGTTTTGCCCTGGGACCACATGTTACTGACCACAGTTTTAAAAGGCCAGAACATCACTGGGCAGAGgagacagaaaggaaggaaaatgttccTGTGGGAAGCACTCCCTGTTGTGGAGGCTCGAGTGGAGAAactgctggagaaaaaaaa GTATAAGGAAGTTGTTCGGTACCTGAGAGCTGTGAAATGCAATGAAAACCAAAG gatCACCCCCTGCCAGTTCAAGGTCTACCTCAAGATCTTCAGGACAGGCTAtgttccctctgggaatgatgTGCTGGAGACAGGGCCCTGGGTTACAGCTG gcTCTCCCCTGAAGGACACTGTGATAATTAAGCAGGCACTCAAAATGCTCTACAGCAGCGAGGCACTCTACAGGAATGTGA ATTTCACTTTGTAA